The following are encoded together in the Mycolicibacterium arabiense genome:
- a CDS encoding UvrD-helicase domain-containing protein codes for MKPFDLCGALPPENATTVLEASAGTGKTFALAGLVTRYVAEGVATLDQMLLITFGRAATQELRDRVRRQMADAAAAFDDPSLIGDNLLVAHLVNGTTEERTERRQRLRDALASFDSATIATTHQFCQLVLRSLGVAGDSDTAVTLVESLTDLVTEVVDDLYLAHFGQEREDPALTYADALSLAREVVRNPATELRPLDPEPGSRAETCIRFATDVLTEMEIRKRRMAILGYDDLLTRLANALDAPDSPARTRMHQRWPIVMVDEFQDTDLVQWQVIDRAFSGRSTLILIGDPKQAIYAFRGGDIVTYLSAAQSAGAQMTLATNWRSDAALVDRLQAVLKGAQLGDPRIVVHEIEAAHRGTRLAGAPFPDPFRVRVVQRTTFGKRGTQNVPIDDIRRHIGRDLANDVATLLASGATFGGRRIEARDVAVIVEKHKDARICQNALAAAGIPCVYTGDSDIFESSAAEDWLALLEAFDQPHRPGVVRAAAATVFFGHTAESLVAGGDELTDELSETLREWAGHARERGVAAIFEAAQLRGMADRVLSWPDGERHMTDLAHVTEMLQDVAHRERYTLPALRDWLRAERDERGDGRTERNRRLDSDVAAVQIMTVWVSKGLQYPIVYLPFAFNRWVPEDENVLYHEGDVRCLYVGGKDGPDYHAVAKQGRAENAGDDSRLTYVALTRAQAQVVAWWAPARDEPTGGLSRILRGRAPGEAAVPDVCVPSKTNDDDAWARLQAWADAGGPVLEQSVLTPAPKAPVPQRPTDLGARHFHRGIDTSWRRTSYSGLIRVTETSNVSSEPEVAELDDEASAEIPLALPPAGPSMPSPMADLPTGARFGTLVHSVLETADPMATDLGAELAVRIREHLVWWPVDVPPDDLAAALVPMHDTPLGPLANDLTLREIGLPDRLRELDFEFPLAGGDLRADAPDVRLRDVGRLLTEHLPADDPMASYAGRLTSEPLAGQTLRGYLSGQIDAVLRVPNTLPGSLRSCPPDPEHTGHRYVVVDYKTNWLGDGDEPLTAADYDRPRLIEAMLHSDYPLQALLYSVVLHRFLRWRQRGYEPERHLGGILYLYVRGMCGPETPVVDGHRAGVFDWQPPAALIVAMSDLLDTGRAVA; via the coding sequence ATGAAGCCCTTCGACCTGTGCGGAGCGTTGCCGCCCGAGAACGCCACCACCGTGCTGGAGGCCAGCGCGGGCACTGGCAAGACGTTCGCGCTGGCGGGTCTGGTCACCCGCTACGTCGCCGAGGGCGTCGCGACGCTCGACCAGATGCTGCTCATCACATTCGGTCGGGCCGCGACCCAGGAGCTGCGCGATCGGGTACGTCGCCAGATGGCTGATGCCGCAGCGGCATTCGACGACCCGTCGCTGATCGGTGACAACCTGCTCGTCGCCCACCTGGTGAACGGCACCACCGAGGAGCGCACTGAGCGCCGGCAGCGGCTGCGGGATGCGCTGGCCTCGTTCGACTCCGCGACGATCGCGACCACCCACCAGTTCTGCCAGCTGGTGCTGCGCTCGCTCGGCGTGGCCGGCGACTCCGACACCGCGGTGACGCTGGTGGAGAGCCTCACCGACCTGGTGACCGAGGTCGTCGACGACCTCTACCTGGCGCACTTCGGACAGGAGCGCGAGGATCCGGCGCTCACGTACGCCGACGCGCTGAGCCTGGCGCGCGAGGTAGTGCGCAACCCGGCGACGGAGCTTCGGCCGCTGGATCCCGAGCCGGGCTCGCGTGCCGAGACCTGCATCCGGTTCGCCACGGACGTGCTGACGGAGATGGAGATCCGCAAGCGGCGCATGGCCATCCTCGGCTACGACGACCTGCTGACCCGGCTGGCGAACGCACTCGATGCGCCCGACTCCCCCGCCCGCACCCGGATGCACCAGCGCTGGCCGATCGTCATGGTCGACGAGTTCCAGGACACTGACCTCGTGCAGTGGCAGGTGATTGACCGGGCATTCAGCGGACGATCGACGCTGATCCTGATCGGCGACCCGAAGCAGGCCATCTACGCGTTCCGCGGTGGCGACATCGTCACCTACCTCAGCGCGGCGCAGAGCGCGGGCGCTCAGATGACGCTGGCGACCAACTGGCGCAGCGACGCCGCACTCGTCGACCGGTTGCAGGCCGTCCTGAAAGGCGCCCAGCTCGGCGACCCGCGCATCGTCGTGCACGAGATCGAGGCCGCCCATCGGGGCACCCGGCTGGCCGGTGCGCCGTTTCCCGACCCGTTCCGCGTCCGCGTCGTGCAGCGAACGACGTTTGGCAAGAGGGGAACTCAGAACGTTCCCATCGACGACATCCGCAGGCACATCGGTCGCGACCTGGCCAACGACGTTGCCACTCTGCTCGCGAGCGGGGCCACGTTCGGCGGCCGCCGGATCGAGGCGCGCGACGTCGCGGTCATCGTCGAGAAGCACAAGGACGCGCGGATCTGTCAGAACGCGTTGGCGGCCGCGGGCATTCCGTGCGTCTACACCGGCGACTCCGACATCTTCGAGTCCTCCGCGGCCGAGGACTGGCTCGCACTGCTGGAGGCGTTCGACCAGCCGCACCGGCCTGGTGTCGTGCGGGCCGCGGCCGCGACCGTCTTCTTCGGCCACACCGCCGAATCGCTGGTCGCCGGTGGCGACGAGTTGACCGATGAGCTGTCGGAGACGTTGCGCGAGTGGGCCGGTCACGCCCGCGAGCGCGGGGTCGCGGCCATCTTCGAGGCGGCGCAGCTGCGCGGGATGGCCGACCGCGTGCTGTCCTGGCCCGACGGCGAGCGGCACATGACCGACCTCGCGCACGTGACCGAGATGCTGCAGGACGTCGCCCACCGCGAGCGCTACACCCTGCCCGCGCTTCGGGACTGGCTGCGCGCCGAACGCGACGAGCGCGGTGACGGTCGCACCGAACGCAATCGCAGGCTCGACAGTGACGTGGCCGCGGTGCAGATCATGACCGTCTGGGTCAGCAAGGGCCTGCAGTACCCGATCGTGTACCTGCCGTTCGCGTTCAACCGGTGGGTGCCCGAGGACGAGAACGTCCTGTACCACGAGGGCGACGTGCGGTGCCTGTACGTCGGCGGCAAGGACGGGCCCGACTACCACGCCGTCGCCAAGCAGGGTCGCGCCGAGAACGCCGGGGACGACAGCAGATTGACCTACGTCGCGCTGACCCGGGCGCAGGCGCAGGTGGTGGCATGGTGGGCGCCGGCGCGCGACGAACCCACCGGCGGGCTGTCCCGCATCCTGCGGGGCCGTGCCCCCGGCGAGGCGGCGGTGCCCGACGTCTGCGTCCCCAGCAAGACCAACGACGACGACGCCTGGGCGCGCCTGCAGGCGTGGGCCGATGCGGGCGGACCCGTCCTCGAGCAGTCGGTGCTGACTCCCGCGCCGAAGGCACCGGTGCCGCAGCGGCCCACCGATCTCGGCGCCAGGCACTTCCACCGCGGCATCGACACGTCGTGGCGGCGCACGTCGTACTCCGGGCTCATTCGAGTCACCGAGACCTCGAACGTCAGTAGCGAGCCCGAGGTCGCGGAGTTGGACGACGAGGCGTCCGCCGAGATCCCGTTGGCCCTGCCGCCCGCCGGGCCCTCGATGCCGTCGCCGATGGCCGACCTGCCGACGGGCGCGAGGTTCGGCACCCTGGTGCACTCGGTGCTGGAGACCGCCGATCCGATGGCGACTGATCTCGGCGCCGAACTCGCGGTTCGGATCCGCGAGCACCTGGTGTGGTGGCCGGTCGACGTGCCACCCGATGACCTGGCCGCTGCTCTGGTACCGATGCACGACACTCCGCTGGGACCGCTGGCGAACGATCTGACGCTGCGCGAGATCGGACTGCCGGACAGGTTGCGCGAGTTGGACTTCGAGTTTCCGCTCGCCGGCGGCGATCTGCGCGCGGACGCGCCCGACGTCCGGCTGCGCGACGTGGGGCGGCTGCTCACCGAGCACCTGCCGGCCGACGACCCGATGGCGTCCTACGCCGGGCGGCTGACCAGCGAGCCGCTGGCCGGCCAGACCCTGCGCGGGTACCTGAGCGGTCAGATCGACGCCGTACTGCGCGTGCCCAACACACTTCCCGGGTCGCTTCGCTCCTGCCCGCCGGATCCCGAACACACCGGGCACCGCTACGTCGTCGTCGACTACAAGACCAACTGGCTCGGCGACGGTGACGAACCGCTGACCGCCGCCGACTACGACCGACCGCGCTTGATCGAAGCAATGCTGCACTCCGACTATCCGCTGCAGGCGCTGTTGTACAGCGTTGTGCTGCATCGGTTCCTGCGATGGCGGCAGCGCGGCTACGAACCGGAGCGGCACCTCGGCGGCATCCTCTACCTGTACGTCCGTGGGATGTGCGGCCCGGAGACGCCGGTGGTCGACGGTCACCGGGCCGGGGTGTTCGACTGGCAGCCGCCCGCCGCGCTGATCGTGGCGATGTCGGATCTGCTCGACACGGGGAGGGCGGTGGCATGA